In the genome of Triticum urartu cultivar G1812 chromosome 5, Tu2.1, whole genome shotgun sequence, one region contains:
- the LOC125509829 gene encoding uncharacterized protein LOC125509829 produces MAAAAAKEADMKKMELMKEVRAHQVAIGELNSLPPSRAAYQKTCNIFFRKDIKSAVASQQKQLDTAKAKLQKLDQAS; encoded by the exons atggcggcggcggcggcgaaggagGCGGACATGAAGAAGATGGAGCTTATGAAGGAG GTAAGAGCGCACCAAGTGGCAATCGGCGAGCTCAACAGCCTGCCTCCATCCAGG GCCGCGTACCAGAAGACCTGCAACATCTTCTTCCGCAAGGACATCAAATCCGCCGTCGCATCCCAACAGA AGCAACTTGATACTGCAAAGGCGAAGCTGCAGAAGCTGGATCAGGCATCATGA